TTCTGGTGCGGGAGAGGTAATCTCTGCACAGTATTGAAATCCAATCGGAGCCCCAATTCCTAAAAGAAAAAATCCAATCACAATCGATCCAATCAGTAAAAAAATAAATCCTTGGAATAAGACAAATAAACTAAGGCCCACTAAAAAACCAGCCATAGCAATGATCAGAAATAGTTTTCGTTTTTGCAATTTATCCGAGATCGGCGGAATGATGATCCCACCGATGATTCCTGCGATTAACATGACTCCACCAACTAACCCTGATTCGTCGATATTGAGTCCTTTGATTTCACAGATTTGATCAATACAAGTACTCACCGCATTAAATACACCAAGACCAATCAGAAATAAAAATAGGATCTTTCGCATATCCTTCCCCTTCCATAAAAAACGAAGTCCCTCCAAAAAAGGGAGTTCGTGGTCTTCTCCGTGTGTACTCGGAGAGGTCGGTGGTTTTTCTTTGATGAGAAGAAGGAAGAGAATCGCAGATACTACAGAGCCGACACCGTAGATCATCATCACATCAGGGATGGTGTTTCCTCTTTGGAGTAAGATGGGTGTAAGGATCATCACAAGAATGATTCCTAAAAATTGTGCAAGGGTTCCGAGTGCTACAGCCGTCGCTCTTTCTTGGATGGGAAACCACAAAACACTAATTTTTGTCACCGCATTGAGAAGAAAAGGTTGGGCCACAGCGAGTCCAATTTGGCAAAATAAAACAATAGTATAATCTGCCGCATAAATACCTTTCAGTAACCCGCAAACTCCTGTTAATGCAGCGCCAAATCCCACTCCTTTTTTAATTCCAAAGGTATCGATTACGTAAGATGCAGGAATGGCTATAATCACAAAAACTCCAAGAAAAACAAGAGAGAGTAAATCAATTTGGATGGGGCTTACTTGATAAAACTCTTTGGCATCTCGGGCAATTGGTGCATAGGTCAACCATTGCAAACAGATTGTTGCGGTGATGACGATGTAGGCGAACAATACGACCCAGCGGTAAGGATAGAGTTTGGTTGGGTTTTGGCTCATTTCTGTTCCCTTTTTGGCAAACTATGGATTTGGATGGAAACCAATCGTTCGGAATAAATTCCCGAGAGGGGAGATCCCGAAGGAAAATGATTTGCCATCCGAGCCGATGATTCTAAATCTTTGTGAGTCATCACTCACTTTTTTCCTTTCCCAGGAGAAAAACGAAACCCGGCTGCGGTTTATCCACAAATGGGAGCAAATAAGCGAGTATGCAAGTAAGGAAAGCCGCTGGAGTTTACATGGAATCTGGATACATACTGACTTATGATATTGGCACTACCGGAGTCAAAACTTGCCTCTTTCGGATGTCACAGGCTTTGGAGCTTGTCCAATCAGCCAGTTTGGAATACTCCATCCAACTTTTAGAAAACGGGGGAGCCGAACAAAACCCCGAAGACTGGTGGTTGGCCTTAAAAAAAACAACGTCCCAGGTTTTAGAACAATCGAAGGTAAATCCAGATTCCATCCAAGGAATTTCTTTTTGTTCGCAGATGCAGGGGCTTGTGCTTGTGGATTCGAATTTCCAAGTGGTTCGCCCTGCCATGAGTTATATGGACCAAAGAGCTACTTTGGAAATGAAAGCAGGGATTGTTCATGGAATTAAAATTGAAGGGATCAATGCCGTAAAACTTTTGTTATCTCTTTGGATCACAGGTGCTGTTGCTGCCAGTGTCAAGGATCCTATTTGGAAATACAAATGGGTCGAAAAAAATGAACCGGAAGTTTTTTCTAAAGTGAAGTGGTGGTTGGATGTAAAAGAATTCCTTATCGCTCGTTGTACAAAAGAAGCAGTGATGACAAGAGATTCTGCTTTCGCTACCTTTTTATACAATTCCAGAGTGGGAAAAGGGAATTGGAGTCCCATCTTATGTAAGTTATTCGGTATTAGGTTAGATCATTTGCCAAAGATCGTTAATTCTTCAGATAGGGTAGGTGGTTTAACAAAGGAAGCTGCAAAATTTTTAGGATTAAAAGAAAATATATCCGTGTTTGGTGGTGGTGGTGATGCCTCTCTGATTGGTGTAGGTGCCGGGGCCGTCAAAGAAGGTGATACACATATTTATGCGGGAACTTCTGGGTGGATATCCACTGTTACCAAAAAGAGAACTGTGGATATTGGGGCAAGGATAGCCTCTATTGTAGGTGCCAGAGAAGGATATTATAATTATTTTGGGGAACAAGAAACTTCCGGTAAATGTTTGCAATGGGTGAAAGACCACTTGGCCTTAGATGAAATTGATCTGTATTTAGAAAAAAAGAAAATTACGGATGGCCCAGATGCCATTTATGAAAGTTTATTTGAGTTTATGTTTGATTCGATTAAAGATACGGAGCCTGGTTCGCATGGTGTGATCTTTACTCCATGGTTACATGGAAACCGTTGTCCTTTCGAAGATCCGAAAGCCAGAGGGATATTTTTTAACATCAGTTTGCATACAGGAAAAAGAGTTCTTATCCGTTCTGTTGTGGAAGGGATACTCTTTCACAAACGTTGGATTTTGGAACTATCGAATGAGAAAATCCCCACATCCGATACCGTTCGTTTTGTCGGAGGGGTTGCCCGATCTGGGTTTATCTGTCAGTTGTTAGCTGATATTACGGGAAAAACCATTGAAAGGGTAGTTCATCCAGAAAACGTTGGCGCGATGGGTGCAGCTGCCATTGTAGCCTTCGGACTTGGAATGATTCCAAAATTTGAAGATATCAAATCCATGATCCCTATCCAAGATAGGTGGATCCCAAATCCAAATTATAAAAAAATATATGATAAAAATTTCAAGGTCTTTAAAAATCTCTATAAGACCAATCAAAACAATTTTGCAATTTTAAATACATAAAATCAGGAACATAGTATGGATAAAAAAAACATTCAATTTACCAAAGAGAGTTTAGGAAAACCTTTCGCCATTGGAAGGTCAGCCGATTTATATCTTTTACCAGAAAATAAAATTCTAAAACTCTTTTTCCCTGATGCAAAGGAATCAGAAATCGATTTAGAGGTCGAAAACTCTGTAGAAGCAAATCAAAAGGGTGCTTCGAAGATGCAATGTTACGGGAAAGCGAAAGTAGAAAATCGATTTGGAATTATATTTGATCGAATCACTGGAATTTCTCTGACAAAACTTCCTGATAAAAATCCATTGGAACTTTTTCGTATTGCGGGAACACTCGCTCGTTTGCATTACGGGATCCATCAAATTCAATCGGATAGATACAAAGATATAAAAGTAATCTTAAATTCTTGTTTGTCTTCAGAACCTCTTTCCTTTTTGAGCTCAGAAGAAAAAGAAAAAGCAAAATCTTACATTAGCGGATTACCCAATGGAAATTCCATTCTCCATTTGGACTTCCATCCTGAAAATGTAATCGTACAAGGGAATGAAGAGATCATTATCGATTGGATGACTGCAGCAAAAGGAAATCCTGCGGCTGATGTTGCTTTTACTTTTTTACTTTTCACGGATGCAGAACTTTGGCCAGGAACTCCTAAACTAAAAATCATTTTTTATACCTTCATTCGAAAGTTCATTCTAAAAGGTTATCTGAAAGCCTATAAAACCTTAAGTGGGATTACAGATGCTGAAATTGCGGCTTGGAGATTGCCTTCCCTCATTCTTCGTTTGGGGCTTTGGAATATTGAAAGCGAAAGAGAACGTTTGAAATCACAAATCAGTCGTTTGGTTGCTCTCGGTGGTAAGGTATGAATTTAAAACTCGATCGTTTTATAGAATCTTATGACGGGGAAGAGTTCGATGTGACAATCATCGGTGGTGGAATCACAGGTGCCACTTTGGCTTATGAATGTGCCAGTCGTGGTTATACTGTAGCTCTTGTGGAAAAAAAAGATTTTGGGGGAGCCACCTCTGCCGCAACAGGGAAACTCATTCATGGTGGCCTTCGTTATCTAAAACAATTTGAAATTGGTTTAGTCAGAGAAGCATTAAAAGAACGTAGAATCCTTTCCAACATTGCACCTAACTTAGTTTATCCTTATCCTATGGTGCTTCCGAAACCTGGACTCATCGCAAGGATTGGACTTTTTGTTTATGACCTTCTATCTTTTGATAGCCGATGGACTTGGGATGAATCTAAACAAATTCCCAATCATAAATACCTCAAACGAAAGGAACTTTTAGAGAGGAATTTGGGGGACTTTGAAGATGCTGCCTATTTTTATGATGCGATTTGTTTGAGTCCCGAAAGATTAACTCTTAGTTTTTTAAAATCAGCAGTAGCATACGGAGCCAAGGTTTCGAACTATACAATAGTAGAGGATCTAATTTGGAAAGAGAGTGCTGTGGTGGGAATTCGAGTTCGTGATGCCCTTTCTAATGCGGAATCCCAAATTCGTTCTAAGGTAACGATCAATGCCTCAGGACCCTGGACTCATCATATACTATCTAAATCTCCTAAAACCGAACAACCTCTTCCTAAAAAAAGGTCCGAAGGGATTTACATTATCACAAAGAAATTAACAAACTTAATGACACTCTATGTAGGAGACAAAGGTCATTTCAGTTTTGCTCCTTGGAGAGGGTATTCGATGATTGGCCCAACAGAAAAGTCTTATTTTGGTAAGGTGGAAGATTGGAAACTCACTCGCGAAAGTATTTTAGAGTTCATTGAATACATCAACGAAACTTCCCATATAAAAGAAAAGTTATCGATTGATGATGTGATTTTTGCATATGGGGGACTTCGTCCTTTAATTGAAAGCTCCGATGATACCTATTCTGCATCTAGAAGGTCAGAATTGTACGACCACGCAAGGGACGGAGTTCAAGGCCTCATTACAGCGGCCGGCGGAAAGTATACAACGAGTCGGAATTTTGCAGAATCAATTTTTAAAAGAATCAAAAAGAAACTAACGAAAAAATCGACCGAAAACATCTCCGCAAAACAATACTTATATGCATCGCAAATACCGAATGTGGAAATATTCATCCAAGGGGCTCAGAAACAAAACTCTGAATTCTCCGAAAAAACAATAGATTATTTGATCCGTCATTACGGCTTACAATTCGAGATCATTTTAGAATTGGCAAGAAAAACCAAAAACTTAAGTGCAGTTCTAAACCAAGACGGGGAAATATTGGCGGAAGTTGTCTATGCGATTCGTTTTGAGATGGCAAAATCCCTTTCTGATATCTTTTTAAGAAGGACTGGTCTTGGAACTTTGGGGATCCTTTCGGATGAAATTATGAAGGCCATCATTGATGTTGCCGCATCGGAATGGAAGTGGCCAGAGGAAACAAAAAGAAAAGAAACGGAAACGATTTACAAAATTTTGAAATTACCTGTTTGATTTGGAAAAGAAGAAGGAATTTCGGCTGACAACCGAATCCTTCTCATTGTATCTTTGGTTATGGGTTCAGTCCAAACCATTGATACCGAATATGCAAACATCCACCTAGTGGCTTCGGCTTATCTTCTAGAAGAAGAAGGCCGAGGAGTCGTTGTTGAAACCAATACAACTCACGCGATTCCAAAGATTTTAAAAGCAATGGAATTAAATGGTGTTAAACCACCAAATCTTGATTATGTGATTGTCACCCATGTACATTTAGATCACGCTGGAGGCGCTTGGGCCCTTCTCGAAGCCTGTCCCAATGCAATTTTACTGGCCCATCCCAAAACCGCCAAACATTTGATCGATCCGAGTTTACTCATTAAAAGTGCCACGTCGGTATATGGAAAAGAGAACTTTGATTCTTTATACGGCGAAATCAAACCCATTCCTAAAGAAAAAATTCGCGTTATGGAAGATGGGGAGTGGTTAGAATGGAAAGGCCATTCCTTTCAATTTTTATACACCAAGGGACATGCTAACCACCACTTCTGTATTTATGATAGGAAAACAAATGGGATCTATACGGGAGATTCCTTTGGGATTTCGTATCCTCAGTTAGAAAATGGAAAACGATTTATTTTCCCAACGACTACACCAACTGACTTTGATTTTGCGGAAGCCATTCGTTCCCTCGATCGAATTTTAGATACCGGGGCTGAGGTTGCCTACTTAACTCATTTTGGTCCAATCAGAGACTTAAAAAAGAATGCAGAGGACCTAAAAGAAGGACTTACCCTTTGTCAAGAAGCCATCTCTCAGTTGGAGGCCGTAATCAAAGAGGATAGGTTGGCCTTTATGGAATC
The sequence above is drawn from the Leptospira sp. WS4.C2 genome and encodes:
- a CDS encoding MFS transporter, with translation MSQNPTKLYPYRWVVLFAYIVITATICLQWLTYAPIARDAKEFYQVSPIQIDLLSLVFLGVFVIIAIPASYVIDTFGIKKGVGFGAALTGVCGLLKGIYAADYTIVLFCQIGLAVAQPFLLNAVTKISVLWFPIQERATAVALGTLAQFLGIILVMILTPILLQRGNTIPDVMMIYGVGSVVSAILFLLLIKEKPPTSPSTHGEDHELPFLEGLRFLWKGKDMRKILFLFLIGLGVFNAVSTCIDQICEIKGLNIDESGLVGGVMLIAGIIGGIIIPPISDKLQKRKLFLIIAMAGFLVGLSLFVLFQGFIFLLIGSIVIGFFLLGIGAPIGFQYCAEITSPAPESTSQGLLLLVGQVSGIIFILGLNFFGMVSFLYILLFLSIVNFIMVFWLKESPFMES
- a CDS encoding FGGY-family carbohydrate kinase — protein: MESGYILTYDIGTTGVKTCLFRMSQALELVQSASLEYSIQLLENGGAEQNPEDWWLALKKTTSQVLEQSKVNPDSIQGISFCSQMQGLVLVDSNFQVVRPAMSYMDQRATLEMKAGIVHGIKIEGINAVKLLLSLWITGAVAASVKDPIWKYKWVEKNEPEVFSKVKWWLDVKEFLIARCTKEAVMTRDSAFATFLYNSRVGKGNWSPILCKLFGIRLDHLPKIVNSSDRVGGLTKEAAKFLGLKENISVFGGGGDASLIGVGAGAVKEGDTHIYAGTSGWISTVTKKRTVDIGARIASIVGAREGYYNYFGEQETSGKCLQWVKDHLALDEIDLYLEKKKITDGPDAIYESLFEFMFDSIKDTEPGSHGVIFTPWLHGNRCPFEDPKARGIFFNISLHTGKRVLIRSVVEGILFHKRWILELSNEKIPTSDTVRFVGGVARSGFICQLLADITGKTIERVVHPENVGAMGAAAIVAFGLGMIPKFEDIKSMIPIQDRWIPNPNYKKIYDKNFKVFKNLYKTNQNNFAILNT
- a CDS encoding phosphotransferase, whose product is MDKKNIQFTKESLGKPFAIGRSADLYLLPENKILKLFFPDAKESEIDLEVENSVEANQKGASKMQCYGKAKVENRFGIIFDRITGISLTKLPDKNPLELFRIAGTLARLHYGIHQIQSDRYKDIKVILNSCLSSEPLSFLSSEEKEKAKSYISGLPNGNSILHLDFHPENVIVQGNEEIIIDWMTAAKGNPAADVAFTFLLFTDAELWPGTPKLKIIFYTFIRKFILKGYLKAYKTLSGITDAEIAAWRLPSLILRLGLWNIESERERLKSQISRLVALGGKV
- a CDS encoding FAD-dependent oxidoreductase: MNLKLDRFIESYDGEEFDVTIIGGGITGATLAYECASRGYTVALVEKKDFGGATSAATGKLIHGGLRYLKQFEIGLVREALKERRILSNIAPNLVYPYPMVLPKPGLIARIGLFVYDLLSFDSRWTWDESKQIPNHKYLKRKELLERNLGDFEDAAYFYDAICLSPERLTLSFLKSAVAYGAKVSNYTIVEDLIWKESAVVGIRVRDALSNAESQIRSKVTINASGPWTHHILSKSPKTEQPLPKKRSEGIYIITKKLTNLMTLYVGDKGHFSFAPWRGYSMIGPTEKSYFGKVEDWKLTRESILEFIEYINETSHIKEKLSIDDVIFAYGGLRPLIESSDDTYSASRRSELYDHARDGVQGLITAAGGKYTTSRNFAESIFKRIKKKLTKKSTENISAKQYLYASQIPNVEIFIQGAQKQNSEFSEKTIDYLIRHYGLQFEIILELARKTKNLSAVLNQDGEILAEVVYAIRFEMAKSLSDIFLRRTGLGTLGILSDEIMKAIIDVAASEWKWPEETKRKETETIYKILKLPV
- a CDS encoding MBL fold metallo-hydrolase, which gives rise to MGSVQTIDTEYANIHLVASAYLLEEEGRGVVVETNTTHAIPKILKAMELNGVKPPNLDYVIVTHVHLDHAGGAWALLEACPNAILLAHPKTAKHLIDPSLLIKSATSVYGKENFDSLYGEIKPIPKEKIRVMEDGEWLEWKGHSFQFLYTKGHANHHFCIYDRKTNGIYTGDSFGISYPQLENGKRFIFPTTTPTDFDFAEAIRSLDRILDTGAEVAYLTHFGPIRDLKKNAEDLKEGLTLCQEAISQLEAVIKEDRLAFMESKVESMIQTLANKHSITLTASDWKLLRLDVNLNAQGLVYAFEKMQPKG